TACCCCAGAAATTAAAAGCCTTTTAGAAAGGGGATATCAATTTATAGAATTTAGGGAAGAAAAAGAACCTTCAAAAACTTATTACATTCTTTATAAAAGCCCCGGATAATCCCTTTGATATTGAGGTTTTATAAAGGAAAGAAAATTAAGGGAGGTAAAAATTGAAAGAAGAGGAAAAAGAGATATTAAGATATTTGAAATACTGTTGGGAGACAAATGTTTATTTAAGAAAATATCCTCTAAAAGACTGGGAAGATGCCTATTACAAAGGAAAGGTTTTATTTTTTAGTTGGAAAAATAAAAATTTCTTTAGACTCAATAAAGACTTTAAATTTTATCCCCTGGGGACTTTTTTTAATGAAAAAATTTTAGTTCTCGGCTATCCACATATCCCAAGAATTTATGTATTAAAAACTGGGCTTAAAAGATATCTTAAATATCCCTTTTATGCTGAAGAAAAAATTGAAGGATATAATGTTAGGTTAGTAAAGGTTGATGATGAAATCCTTGCTTTTACAAGAAGAGGATATGTATGTGCTTTTGCTACTGATAGATGGGAAGATTTTTTACCTGAGCTTCCAAGGTTTTTTGAGGAAAATCCTGATTTAGTAGTTTGTGCAGAAGTTGCAGGACCTGAAAATCCCTTTGTAAGTGAGTATCCATCTTATATAAAAGAGGATATTAATTTTTTTGTATTTGATTTTATGAAGAAAGGGGAAGGAGAATTTTTAAATGTATCTAAAAAATTAGAGCTTTTAAAAAAATATAGATTAAATTCTCCTGAAATACAAGGACCCTTTGATCCAGAGAAAGATTACCAAAAAATAAAAGAACTTCTCAAAAGGTATCATTTAGAAAAAAGAGAAGGTGTAGTTTTTAAACCAGATTATGAAGGAAATAGAGTTAAATATGTAACTCCCTTTTCTAATCTTGAGGATTTAAGGGTAGTTTTTCCCTATCTCGGAGAGATAGATCCCTATTTTGTATCTTTAAGATTGATAAGACTTGCACTAAATCTTTATGAGTTTGAAGAATTTAAAGAAGAAGTTTATAGTGTTTTAGGAAAAAATTTATTTGAAGAAACTTTAGAAAATTTTAAAACAGAAAGACTTTTGCAAGAAACTTTTAGAGTAAGATTTAAAAAGGAAAGTAATTTTCATGCTATGCTTGCACATTTTCGTATAGCTAAAGTGAGTATAGAAGTTAAAAAAACAGAATGGAAAAATGGATATTTTTGTGTAGAATTTTCTAAAATATATCCAAAGGCAACCCAATTTTGGAAGTCTAAATTAGAGGGGTGGGGAGAAATTGATTAATGAATTTTTCCCAGTGTTTTTAAATCTTAAAAATAAACTTTGTATTGTAATAGGTGGGGGGAAAGTTGCAGAAAGAAAGGTAGAAAATCTTCTTACATCTCAAGCAAAAGTAAAAGTAATTTCTCCAGAGGTAACTTTAAAACTTAAAAAATTAGCTGAAGAGGGAAAAATTGAATGGGAAAGAAGAGTATATAAAAAGGGAGACCTTCACTCAGCTTGGTTAGTGATTGCAGCAACAGATAATCCAGAAATACAAAAAGAAATATTTAAAGAAGCAGAAGAAAAACGTATTTTTTGTAATGTAGTTGATGTTCCTGAACTATGTAGTTTTATAGTACCTTCAACTATTAGAAGAGGTCTTTTAACTATTGCTATTTCTACCTCAGGAGTAAGTCCTGCTGTAGCGAGAAGATTAAGAGAAACTTTAGAAGAAATAATAGGAGAAGAGTATGTGCTTTATGTGGAGCTTATGAAAGATTTAAGAAAACAAATTCTAAATTTAAATCTTTCTTCAGAGGAAAAAGAAGAAAAACTTCAAAAACTTGCTTTAGCTCCTATTCCTCGCTATATCAAATATAGAGATTTTGAATTATTAAAAGTTTTAATTGAAAAAGAGGGGCTTACTTTTCCGACTGAGATTTTTGAGAAACATTTTCCCAATATTTTTTCCAAAGAAAACGAAAAGTAGGAGAAAAAATTTCAGGATTAGTTTGAAGAAGATTTTCTACTTTTTCAATAGTAAAAAATCCTCCCTCTTCAATTTCAAGAGGATTAGGTTTAGGTATTTTTTTAGTATATCCTACAAATAGAGAAATACACTGCATATTTGTTTCTTCTGAAGGAGGTAATTTTAAAACTTTTTTAAGTTTTACTTTAAGAGAAAGTTCTTCTCTTAATTCTCTTTGTGCTGAAATTAAAGCACCTTCTCCAGCTAATACATGTCCAGAAGCTGAAGAGGTCCAAAGACCAGGATTTTCATCTACAAGGGGGGATTTTTTTTGAAGATATATTTCTCCTTTTTCATTAAAAAGAAACACATGAACAATTTTATGAAAAAGCCCCTTTTTATGAATACTTTCCCTATTTAAGATACTAACAGGTTCACAATTTTTATCAACAATTTCTAAAATTTCTCTTTTTCTTCCCTCTGGGGTCTCCTTAGGCTTTCTTCCTCTTTTTTTGATTTTTTCGTGCATTTAATTTAAAAGATTAAATTAAAAGATTAAATTAAAAATTTGAATTTATTATTACCAAAAAATTTAAATTTGAAAAGATCTAATTATTTTTTATCACTAAATTTACTACTTCGTCCAAATGGGAAACAAAAATAAATTCTATTTGATCTCTTAAATCTTTAGGAATTTCTTCTAAATCTTTTTTATTTTTAAAGGGCAGAAGAACTTTTTTAATTCCCTTTCTTAAAGCAGCAAGACTTTTTTCCTTTATACCTCCTACAGGAAGTATGGCTCCTCTTAAAGTGATTTCACCTGTCATAGCATAATCTTTAGAGACTGGTTTTTTGGTTAAAGCTGAAATTAAGGCTACAGCAATAGTTACTCCAGCACTGGGACCATCTTTGGGTATAGCTCCAGAAGGAACATGAACATGTATATCATATTTAGTGTAAAATTTAGGATCAATATTAAATTCTTTGTATTTTGATCTTATATAGGATAAAGCTGCTTGTGCACTCTCTTTCATTATATCTCCTAATTGTCCTGTTAAAATAAGATTCCCTTTACCAGGCATAGTTACCGCCTCTACATAAAGAACTTCTCCTCCATAAGGAGTCCATGCAAGACCTGTTGCTACTCCTATTTCATCCTTTTCTTGTTTTAATTCTTCCACATATTCAGGAGGTCCAAGATATTTTACTAAATTTTCTTCTGTAATTTCAAAAGGACCCTTTTCACCTTCTGCCAATCTTCTAGTAATCTTTCTACAAATGGCAGCTAATTTTCTTTCTAACTCTCTTACTCCAGATTCAGAAGTATATTCTTCTATTATTTTTAAAATTACTTCGTCTGGAATAACTATATCCTTTTTAGTAAGACCATGTTCCTTTAAAAGTTTGGGTAAAAGATGTCTTTTTGCAATTTCAAGTTTTTCTTTAAAAGTATAGCCAGATATATATATAACTTCCATACGATCAAGAAGAACCTTAGGGATGGTTTCAGTCATATTTGCAGTTGCAATAAATAATACCTTAGAAAGATCAAAGGGGACATCTAAAAAATGATCAACAAACTCCTTATTTTGTTCAGGATCAAGAACTTCAAGTAATGCTGCAGCAGGATCTCCATGGAAATCAACACAAAGTTTGTCAATCTCATCAAGCATAAAGACAGGATTATTTGTTCCAGCTTGTTTTATACCTTGAATAATTCTTCCAGGTAAAGCCCCTACATAAGTTCTTCTGTGTCCTCTTATTTCAGCTTCATCTCTCACACCACCTAAGGATACCCTTACAAATTTTCTTCCTAAGGCAGTAGCTATAGATTTTCCAAGACTTGTTTTTCCAACACCAGGTGGTCCAACAAAACAGATAATAGCTCCCTTTGCTTTTGGATTTATCTTTTTTACTGCTAAAAATTCAAGAATTCTATCTTTCACTTTTTCAAGATTATAATGGTCTTTATCTAAAATTTTCTTTACATGTTTTAGATTTAAATTATCTTTGGTAGATTTGTTCCAAGGCAGTTCTATTAACCATTCTAAATAATTTCTTATAACTGCTGCCTCTGAGGAATCGGGATGCATAAATTCAAGACGTTTTAACTGTTTTAAAGCTTCTTTTTCAACATTCTTAGGCATTTTTGCTTTTTTGATTTTTTTTCTTAATTCTTCTATATCACTTTCTATATCTTCCAATTCTCCAAGTTCTCTCTTAATTGCTCTTAATTGTTCTCTTAAAAAGTATTCTCTTTGTGATCTACCTATTTCTTCTTGAGCTTCTGCTTGTATTTTATTTTGGAGAGTAGTTATCTCTATTTCTTGAATAAGTATTTCTGAAACTTTTCTCAGCCTTTCAACTCCATCAAGAGTTTCAAGAAGGTCTTGGGCTGTTTTAGTTTTAAGTTTCAAATAAGCTGTAATAAGATCTGCCAGCCTTCCAGGTTCTTCTATAGATTGTAATACTGTTGAAATTTCAGGATTTAAAATTCCTTTTAATGACAAAAGTTTTTCAGTATTCTCCTTAACAGATCTCATTAAGGCTTCAATTTCTGGAGTAATACTTTCAGGTTCAATCTCTTTACAAGGCTCAATTTTAACTTTAAAATAAGGATCAGTTTGTAAAAACTCTTTTATTTCAACCCTTGACAAAACTTGAACTACAACCTTTAGTCTATTTTCTGTAAGATTTAAAGTTTTGATTATTAAAGCTATAGTTCCTAACTTATAAAGATCTTCAGGTTTAGGATTTTCAATACGGGAATTTTTTTGTGTAGAAAGAACTATAAGTTTATTTTTATTTAATGCTTCTTCTATAGTTTTAAGAGATTTTGGTCTTCCTACAAAAAGAGGGACCACCATAGAAGGAAAGAGCACAATATCCCTTATTGCCATTAAAGGCAATATTTCTGGAACGTCTATAATTTCTCCTTCTGAAACCTCTGGAATCTGTAGTTCTAATTCTTCTCTCATAATTTTAATTTAAAAATTTTTCATAAAAATTTAAGACTCTCGATTAATTATTCAAGGTATAAATAAAAATTGAGAATATTTTTAGATCAGTTGTTTTTTTGATAAAATATATTAAATTTTATTTGAAAAAAATAGTCTTTATGGAGGCCGTAGCTCAATGGTAGAGCACCGGGCTGTGGCCCCGGGTGTTGCGGGTTCGAGTCCCGTCGGCCTCCCCATTCAAATAATTCTTTCTAAATTTGCAAATATTATTTTTATATGATATAATTGTTTCAAGCTTTTTGTAATTTTAACTAAGGAGGTTTTATTTATGCTTCCTGTAATAAGAGAAGTTGAGAAAAAATATATGCGTTCTGATCTTCCTAAATTTAATCCAGGAGATACTGTTAAAGTTTATTTTAGACTGAAAGAAGGAGAAGAAAAAGAAAGAGTTCAAGTTTTTGAGGGTGTAGTAGTTAGAAGAAGAGGTTCCGGAATTAACGCCACTTTTACTGTAAGAAAAGTTTCTTTTGGAGTAGGTGTTGAAAGAACCTTTCCTCTTCATTCACCTAGGATTGAAAAAATAGAAATTGTTAAAAGAGGAAGAGTTAGAAGAGCAAGACTTTACTATCTTAGAGAGCGTTCCGGGAAAGCTGCTCGTATAAAAGAAAGATTCGATAATAAAATTATGGAATAATTTTTTGAAAATTTGAAAAATACATTATTTAATCTTCCGAGCAGTCTGAATTTAGAAGCTCAATTCAAAAAATTAGGTTATTCTTTAATTGCAGGAGTAGATGAAGCTGGTCGTGGTGCCCTTGCTGGTCCTGTTTTTGCAGCTGCAGTAATATTACCCTCTGAAATTGAAAATCCAGAAATAAAAGACTCTAAACTTCTTTCCCCTCAAAAAAGAGAGGAACTTTTTGATTATATTTGTAAAGTTGCTCTTGATTATTCTATAGCCTATGTGGATGTTGAAGAAATTAATCAATTGGGTATTTTTCAAGCTACTTTCAAAGCTATGCTTAAAGCTTTAAAAAAATTAAAAGTCAAACCACAGCTCGTTTTAATAGATGGACCTTGGATTATCCCTGAGTATAAAGGATTACAAAAAGCTATAGTTGATGGAGATAAATTTTGTCTTTCCATTTCAGCAGCTTCCATTCTTGCAAAGGTGGCAAGAGATAAATATATGAAAGAAATGGAAAAACTTTATCCTCAATATGCCTTTTCCCAACATAAAGGATATGCAACAAAACTTCATTTCGAAAAAATCAAAAAATATGGCCCTTCTCCACTTCACAGAATTTATTATAAATGCTTCCAAAAATGAAAATTAAAGAGTTTTTTCAAAAACTCACTTCAAAAGAAAAAGGTAAAAAAGCTGAAGAATTAGCATTAGAATATCTTATCTCCAAAGGATTTGAAATTTTAGAAAAAAATTATAAAACCTCTTTTGGAGAAATAGACATTATTGCTAAGAAAAAGAATATTTTAATTTTTATAGAGGTAAAAAGTGAATTTGGTGAGGATGAGTTTCTGGCTGAAGAAAAAGTAGATTTTAGAAAAAGAGAAAAAATTTTAAAGGTGGCAGAGTATTTTCTTCTTAAAAATTTTCAAAAATTAAGTAAAATAAAGGAAATAAGATTTGATGTTATAGTATTAAGAATAAGAAAGGGGGAGATTATTCATTATGAATCTGCTTTTTACAAAGAAAGAGATTTTACCCGGTATTAATTTAGAAAATCTTCTTAAGCTCTCTGAAAGCGAGATAGAGAAAACTTTAGCAAATCTAAAATTTTATGAAATTTATGATTTGGTTTTAAGTACACCTTGGGAGGAAAGGGCAAAATTAATTCTTTATTCTCCTTATCCAGAAGGCATTGTTAAAAATCTTCCTCCTCAAGAACTGTTTCTTACTTTAAAAGCCTCTTCTCTTGATTTAGCTGTTGAACTTCTTTCTTATGCTAAGGGAAGTCAAATCCAATTTATGTTTGATATAGATGCTTGGTATAAGGATAGAATAAAAGCAGAAAGGGTTGCTTCTTGGATAATTCTTCTTTTTAATGCAGGAGAAGATAAAGTTTTAGAATGGTTAAGGGTTGCAGATTGGGACTTTCTGATAGCTATACTTCAAAAATTTATAAAAGTTTATAAAAAACCTGATGATATGGAACTTATAGAGGCGATGGATTTTCTTCCTCCCTATACTCTTGATGATTTTTATTTTATAGACTTTAAAGTATCCTCTCTTGAATTCTATTTTAGAAGAATGATTGAAATTCTAAGAGAAGAGATGCCAGATACATATTTTGCTCTTATGGAATCTGTAATATGGGAAATACCTGCAGAAGTCGAAGAAAGAGCTTATAAATGGAGGAATGGTAGACTTGCAGATGAGGGGATACCTGAGTATTTTGAAGCTCTTGATATTTACTCTTATATTCCGCTTAAAAATTTAAGAAAAATAGACCCTAAATATTTGCCTATAAGTGAAGAAAGTCAACCATCTATTAATATCATGGTTTATACAGGCTCAGAAGAACTTTTTATCTTTAAAGTTCTTAAGATTTTAGATGATTTAAGTCAAATTGAAAGAATAAAAAGAGAACTTGCCTGGATAGCAAATAAGGTGATTATTGTGGATAATGTGGTTATTGATGAAATGGATCAAATTAAAAGGAGTTTAGATAAAGTATGGGGTTCTTTAAATATAGGACTTGAGTATGTTTCTATGGGAAATTTAGAAATAGCAAAAAGATTTTTAGAAGAGTACTTTTTAGAAGATATTTTTAAAGTTGCTCAAAATGTTTTAAAGGAATTAAGAAGATTTGCACTTAACCTTACCAAAAATAAAGATTTTGATTCTTCTATTCTCAATTATCTTGACCAACCTTATCATGGTTTTTTAAAAGGGGTTTTAGCTAAAAAAATAAATGAAATAGCACTATTTCAACCTGATAAAATAGGAACAGAAAAGGAATATACCATTTTTAGAAAATTAAGTGAAATAAAAATGGTAAGGAGATATATTGAAGAGATAGGTTATATGGCACCACTTATAGAAAAAATATTTGGCCCTCCTCTTTCTTGGATAAATGAAGTAAATAAACCTGGAAGAAATTTTGATACTAATTTTCTTACTTGGAGCTCTCTAATTCTTACTGCACTTTCTCAATATCTCTATAGAGGAGAGTTTGTTTTTAAGGCACTTCCTAAAAGTGCGTGGAAAGAAGTGATTAATAAATTAATAGAGGAAAAAGAAGGGGTATGTTACTTAAGAAAAGAGTTAAAGGAGGAGTTGTTCAAAAATTTTGAAAATTTTGCAAAAAATAAGTGGTATTTAGAAAAGGAATTGCTATACTCTTTTTTAAATTTTACAATTAAAAAATTTGAAGATGAATTTAAATATGTAGATCTTAGTGAGCCTCCAGATCCTAAGTATCAGACTCTTATACTTATAGATCTTAAAGCCTAAAAGAGATATGAAGCGCCGTAAAAGAATAAATTTAAGAGAATCAGCTCTTATTATACTAAGACAAAGATATCTTTTAAAAAACGATAAAAACGAAATTATCGAAACTCCTGAAGAACTTTTTGAAAGAGTTGCTAAGGCTGTAGCCAGCGCTGAGGCAAATTTCTCTAAGGATCCTTATATTTGTGAAAAATATGCTGAAAAATTTTATGAAATGATGGCAAATCTCGATTTTTTACCCAATTCTCCTACCTTAATGAATGCAGGATGTCCTTTAGGACAGCTTTCTGCTTGTTTCGTTCTACCTATTGAGGATTCCTTGGATTCAATTTTTGAAACCTTAAAATATACAGCCCTTATACATAAATCTGGAGGAGGAACAGGTTTTTCCTTCTCAAAAATTAGACCTAAAGGGGATATAGTTGCTTCTACTCAAGGAGTAGCAAGTGGTCCTCTTTCTTTTATAAAGGTATTCGATAGCGCTACAGAAGCTATTAAACAAGGTGGGAAAAGACGTGGTGCTAATATGGGAATTTTAAGAATTGATCATCCTGATATAGAAGAATTTATATTAGCTAAAAGAAACGAAAATACCCTTACAAACTTTAATTTATCTGTAGCTATTACTGATCAGTTTATGTCTGCTTTAGAGAAAAAAGAAAAATTTCCTTTAATAAATCCCAGAAATAAAAAGGTGGTAAGATATGTAGATCCTGAAGAAATTTTTTTCTTAATAGCTGAATCTGCTTGGGAAACTGGTGACCCGGGAGTTATCTTTATAGATACTATAAATAAGTATAACCCTACACCCCATTTAGGAGAAATAGAAGCTACAAATCCCTGCGGTGAGCAACCTCTTCTTCCTTTTGAATCCTGTAATTTAGGTTCAATTAATTTAACCAATTTTGTTAAAGATGGTAAAATCGATTGGGAGTTACTTAAAGAAACGATTCATTTAGCTGTAAGATTTCTTGATGATGTAATAGAAATTAATAGATTTCCTGTTCCCCAAATAGATAAAATTACCAGACTTACAAGAAAAATAGGCCTTGGAGTAATGGGTTTTGCTGATTTTCTTATAAAACTTAATATTTCTTATTCTGAACCTTCTGCTATAGAGATAGCTAAAAAAATTATGAAATTTATTAATGAAGAATCTATAAAAGCCTCTTATGAGCTTGCTAAAGAGAGGGGAAACTTTCCTGCCTATCCAGGAAGTATTTGGGACAATCCTGAAACACCTTTTATGAGAAATGCAACAACTACTACCATAGCTCCTACAGGAAGTATTTCTTTAATTGCTGGAGTTTCTTCAGGGATAGAACCTCTTTTTGGAATTTATTATGAGAGAAAAACCCTTGAAAATGTTTTTATAAAAGAATTTCATCCGCTTTTTATTGAAATTTTAGAGAGAGAAAATTTTTCCGAAAATGAAATAGAAAGCATTTTAGAAGAAGTTAAAGAGAAGGGGATTTTAAGGGATATGAAATTGCCTGAAAAGATAAAAAGACTCTTTGTAACAACTTATGAAATAGCACCAGAGCAACACTTAGCCATTCAATCCGCTTTTCAAAAATATACACATAATGCAGTATCTAAAACGATTAATTTACCTAAGGAAGCAACTGTAGAGGATGTTAAAAATATTTATTTAAAAGCTTATAAATTAGGGTTAAAGGGGGTCACTGTATTTAGGTATGGTTCCAAAGGAGAGCAAGTGATTTATATAGGAGGTTCAGAAGAAAGAGAATCTTCTTGTCCTATTTGCAGTTTTTCTTTAATTTAAGGTGTGGAGTTAAAATGAAGGAAGTAAATATAGCCTTACTTGGATTCGGAACAGTTGGAACGGGAGTCTATGAATTATTAATTAAAAATTCCGATCTTATAAAAGAAAAAATAGGAATAAAGCCAATAATAAAAAAAATTTTGGTGAAGGATTTGAAAAAGAAAAGAGAAATAGAAGTAGATAAAAATCTTTTAACCACTAATGTAGAAGAAATTTTAAAAGATCCTGAAATTTCCATTGTTTGTGAATTGATGGGTGGTATAGAGCCAGCTAAAGAATATGTTTTAAAAGCTTTAAAAGAAGGAAAGGAAGTAGTTACAGCAAATAAAGCGATTTTAGCTCAACATGGAGATGAAATTTGGGAAGAAGCAAGAAAAAGAAAAAGATTTTTGGGTTTTGAAGCTTCAGTTGGTGGTGGGATACCTATAATAAAGACTTTAAAAGAGGCTTTAATTGGGAATAACATAAAGTCTATAATAGGCATTATAAATGGTACTACTAATTATATTTTAACCAAAATGCTTGAAAATAATCTTAGTTTTAAAGATGCATTAAAAGCAGCTCAAGCAAAAGGATATGCAGAGGCTGACCCGACTCTGGATATAAAAGGGATTGATTCAGCTCACAAAATTTCAATTTTAGCTTCTCTTGCATTTGGATTTTACATACCAGTTTCAAAAGTTTATATAGAAGGAATAGATCAAATAGATTTAATGGATTTAAAATTTGCTAAAGATTT
The window above is part of the Thermodesulfobacterium geofontis OPF15 genome. Proteins encoded here:
- a CDS encoding RNA ligase; protein product: MKEEEKEILRYLKYCWETNVYLRKYPLKDWEDAYYKGKVLFFSWKNKNFFRLNKDFKFYPLGTFFNEKILVLGYPHIPRIYVLKTGLKRYLKYPFYAEEKIEGYNVRLVKVDDEILAFTRRGYVCAFATDRWEDFLPELPRFFEENPDLVVCAEVAGPENPFVSEYPSYIKEDINFFVFDFMKKGEGEFLNVSKKLELLKKYRLNSPEIQGPFDPEKDYQKIKELLKRYHLEKREGVVFKPDYEGNRVKYVTPFSNLEDLRVVFPYLGEIDPYFVSLRLIRLALNLYEFEEFKEEVYSVLGKNLFEETLENFKTERLLQETFRVRFKKESNFHAMLAHFRIAKVSIEVKKTEWKNGYFCVEFSKIYPKATQFWKSKLEGWGEID
- a CDS encoding precorrin-2 dehydrogenase/sirohydrochlorin ferrochelatase family protein — encoded protein: MINEFFPVFLNLKNKLCIVIGGGKVAERKVENLLTSQAKVKVISPEVTLKLKKLAEEGKIEWERRVYKKGDLHSAWLVIAATDNPEIQKEIFKEAEEKRIFCNVVDVPELCSFIVPSTIRRGLLTIAISTSGVSPAVARRLRETLEEIIGEEYVLYVELMKDLRKQILNLNLSSEEKEEKLQKLALAPIPRYIKYRDFELLKVLIEKEGLTFPTEIFEKHFPNIFSKENEK
- a CDS encoding NUDIX hydrolase, whose translation is MHEKIKKRGRKPKETPEGRKREILEIVDKNCEPVSILNRESIHKKGLFHKIVHVFLFNEKGEIYLQKKSPLVDENPGLWTSSASGHVLAGEGALISAQRELREELSLKVKLKKVLKLPPSEETNMQCISLFVGYTKKIPKPNPLEIEEGGFFTIEKVENLLQTNPEIFSPTFRFLWKKYWENVSQKSQSEK
- the lon gene encoding endopeptidase La produces the protein MREELELQIPEVSEGEIIDVPEILPLMAIRDIVLFPSMVVPLFVGRPKSLKTIEEALNKNKLIVLSTQKNSRIENPKPEDLYKLGTIALIIKTLNLTENRLKVVVQVLSRVEIKEFLQTDPYFKVKIEPCKEIEPESITPEIEALMRSVKENTEKLLSLKGILNPEISTVLQSIEEPGRLADLITAYLKLKTKTAQDLLETLDGVERLRKVSEILIQEIEITTLQNKIQAEAQEEIGRSQREYFLREQLRAIKRELGELEDIESDIEELRKKIKKAKMPKNVEKEALKQLKRLEFMHPDSSEAAVIRNYLEWLIELPWNKSTKDNLNLKHVKKILDKDHYNLEKVKDRILEFLAVKKINPKAKGAIICFVGPPGVGKTSLGKSIATALGRKFVRVSLGGVRDEAEIRGHRRTYVGALPGRIIQGIKQAGTNNPVFMLDEIDKLCVDFHGDPAAALLEVLDPEQNKEFVDHFLDVPFDLSKVLFIATANMTETIPKVLLDRMEVIYISGYTFKEKLEIAKRHLLPKLLKEHGLTKKDIVIPDEVILKIIEEYTSESGVRELERKLAAICRKITRRLAEGEKGPFEITEENLVKYLGPPEYVEELKQEKDEIGVATGLAWTPYGGEVLYVEAVTMPGKGNLILTGQLGDIMKESAQAALSYIRSKYKEFNIDPKFYTKYDIHVHVPSGAIPKDGPSAGVTIAVALISALTKKPVSKDYAMTGEITLRGAILPVGGIKEKSLAALRKGIKKVLLPFKNKKDLEEIPKDLRDQIEFIFVSHLDEVVNLVIKNN
- the rplS gene encoding 50S ribosomal protein L19, with the translated sequence MLPVIREVEKKYMRSDLPKFNPGDTVKVYFRLKEGEEKERVQVFEGVVVRRRGSGINATFTVRKVSFGVGVERTFPLHSPRIEKIEIVKRGRVRRARLYYLRERSGKAARIKERFDNKIME
- a CDS encoding ribonuclease HII; protein product: MKNTLFNLPSSLNLEAQFKKLGYSLIAGVDEAGRGALAGPVFAAAVILPSEIENPEIKDSKLLSPQKREELFDYICKVALDYSIAYVDVEEINQLGIFQATFKAMLKALKKLKVKPQLVLIDGPWIIPEYKGLQKAIVDGDKFCLSISAASILAKVARDKYMKEMEKLYPQYAFSQHKGYATKLHFEKIKKYGPSPLHRIYYKCFQK
- a CDS encoding YraN family protein, with protein sequence MLPKMKIKEFFQKLTSKEKGKKAEELALEYLISKGFEILEKNYKTSFGEIDIIAKKKNILIFIEVKSEFGEDEFLAEEKVDFRKREKILKVAEYFLLKNFQKLSKIKEIRFDVIVLRIRKGEIIHYESAFYKERDFTRY
- a CDS encoding DUF6178 family protein is translated as MNLLFTKKEILPGINLENLLKLSESEIEKTLANLKFYEIYDLVLSTPWEERAKLILYSPYPEGIVKNLPPQELFLTLKASSLDLAVELLSYAKGSQIQFMFDIDAWYKDRIKAERVASWIILLFNAGEDKVLEWLRVADWDFLIAILQKFIKVYKKPDDMELIEAMDFLPPYTLDDFYFIDFKVSSLEFYFRRMIEILREEMPDTYFALMESVIWEIPAEVEERAYKWRNGRLADEGIPEYFEALDIYSYIPLKNLRKIDPKYLPISEESQPSINIMVYTGSEELFIFKVLKILDDLSQIERIKRELAWIANKVIIVDNVVIDEMDQIKRSLDKVWGSLNIGLEYVSMGNLEIAKRFLEEYFLEDIFKVAQNVLKELRRFALNLTKNKDFDSSILNYLDQPYHGFLKGVLAKKINEIALFQPDKIGTEKEYTIFRKLSEIKMVRRYIEEIGYMAPLIEKIFGPPLSWINEVNKPGRNFDTNFLTWSSLILTALSQYLYRGEFVFKALPKSAWKEVINKLIEEKEGVCYLRKELKEELFKNFENFAKNKWYLEKELLYSFLNFTIKKFEDEFKYVDLSEPPDPKYQTLILIDLKA
- a CDS encoding adenosylcobalamin-dependent ribonucleoside-diphosphate reductase; the protein is MKRRKRINLRESALIILRQRYLLKNDKNEIIETPEELFERVAKAVASAEANFSKDPYICEKYAEKFYEMMANLDFLPNSPTLMNAGCPLGQLSACFVLPIEDSLDSIFETLKYTALIHKSGGGTGFSFSKIRPKGDIVASTQGVASGPLSFIKVFDSATEAIKQGGKRRGANMGILRIDHPDIEEFILAKRNENTLTNFNLSVAITDQFMSALEKKEKFPLINPRNKKVVRYVDPEEIFFLIAESAWETGDPGVIFIDTINKYNPTPHLGEIEATNPCGEQPLLPFESCNLGSINLTNFVKDGKIDWELLKETIHLAVRFLDDVIEINRFPVPQIDKITRLTRKIGLGVMGFADFLIKLNISYSEPSAIEIAKKIMKFINEESIKASYELAKERGNFPAYPGSIWDNPETPFMRNATTTTIAPTGSISLIAGVSSGIEPLFGIYYERKTLENVFIKEFHPLFIEILERENFSENEIESILEEVKEKGILRDMKLPEKIKRLFVTTYEIAPEQHLAIQSAFQKYTHNAVSKTINLPKEATVEDVKNIYLKAYKLGLKGVTVFRYGSKGEQVIYIGGSEERESSCPICSFSLI
- a CDS encoding homoserine dehydrogenase, with the translated sequence MKEVNIALLGFGTVGTGVYELLIKNSDLIKEKIGIKPIIKKILVKDLKKKREIEVDKNLLTTNVEEILKDPEISIVCELMGGIEPAKEYVLKALKEGKEVVTANKAILAQHGDEIWEEARKRKRFLGFEASVGGGIPIIKTLKEALIGNNIKSIIGIINGTTNYILTKMLENNLSFKDALKAAQAKGYAEADPTLDIKGIDSAHKISILASLAFGFYIPVSKVYIEGIDQIDLMDLKFAKDFGYVVKLLAFALKRKGKIEVRVHPTLIPENHVLTSVRLNYNALYITGDFVGDILLYGLGAGKEPTASAVVSDIIDAIEYSYFGKKPFIKYPLTKNNNFFNIRPIEEVEFKYYFRFSAIDKPGVLSKISGILGKNNISIASVVQIGRQKKKGSVPVVMLTHETKEKNVIKALQEIDKLDVVTAPTKKFRIL